From the genome of Scytonema hofmannii PCC 7110, one region includes:
- a CDS encoding MarR family winged helix-turn-helix transcriptional regulator, which translates to MVPKPHNSQDLASWQQVRAPYGTGYRIKLLSQLLARKFTERLEPFGLTPFHWVVLCCLWEEDGLPTSSIGEKLQQVGGTLTGVLDRMEERKLIRRERDSRDRRIWRIWLTDAGKELETVLPPIAVEIREQAMRGISYAEREMFSQFLSKAIDNLS; encoded by the coding sequence ATGGTCCCTAAGCCACACAATTCTCAAGATTTGGCGTCTTGGCAGCAAGTTCGCGCTCCCTATGGGACTGGCTATCGCATCAAACTTCTTTCACAACTCCTGGCTCGCAAATTTACAGAACGCTTGGAACCGTTTGGATTGACACCCTTTCACTGGGTTGTTCTGTGCTGTTTGTGGGAAGAAGACGGGTTACCGACATCTAGTATAGGGGAAAAACTACAACAAGTTGGCGGTACGTTAACTGGTGTCCTAGATAGAATGGAAGAACGAAAATTGATTCGTCGAGAACGGGATTCTCGCGATCGCCGCATCTGGCGCATCTGGTTAACAGACGCAGGTAAGGAACTCGAAACGGTGTTACCACCCATCGCCGTTGAGATTCGCGAGCAAGCAATGCGGGGTATTTCCTACGCCGAACGCGAGATGTTTTCCCAATTTCTTAGTAAGGCAATTGACAATCTTTCATAG
- a CDS encoding type II toxin-antitoxin system RelE family toxin — protein sequence MPYEIILAPEAVEDLRGLRADVRQKVREAIETFLKYEPTKVSKSRIKRLRGMSRPQYRLRVDEIRVFYDVTDETVEILAIVPKLEAETWLAQEGEPDEGSSPSGNSERSI from the coding sequence ATGCCCTATGAAATCATCCTAGCACCGGAAGCTGTAGAAGACTTACGCGGTCTTAGGGCAGATGTGCGTCAAAAAGTTAGAGAAGCGATAGAAACTTTTTTAAAATACGAACCAACAAAAGTTAGTAAAAGTAGAATTAAACGTTTACGAGGGATGTCTAGACCCCAATATCGTCTTCGGGTAGATGAAATACGAGTTTTTTACGACGTAACTGATGAGACTGTAGAGATTTTGGCGATTGTGCCAAAATTAGAAGCAGAAACTTGGTTAGCGCAAGAAGGAGAACCAGATGAAGGAAGTAGCCCTAGCGGAAATTCAGAGCGATCTATCTAG
- a CDS encoding type II toxin-antitoxin system Phd/YefM family antitoxin, whose amino-acid sequence MKEVALAEIQSDLSRYLELAENEEIVIINNGKPIGILIGLQSDEDLFDYQLENDSRFLKRIQKSRQSLREGKGVKLEDLDI is encoded by the coding sequence ATGAAGGAAGTAGCCCTAGCGGAAATTCAGAGCGATCTATCTAGATATTTAGAATTAGCTGAAAACGAAGAAATAGTTATTATCAATAATGGAAAACCAATTGGAATTTTGATTGGGTTACAGTCAGATGAAGATTTATTTGATTACCAACTAGAGAATGATTCACGTTTTTTAAAGCGGATTCAGAAATCGCGGCAAAGTTTACGTGAAGGGAAAGGTGTAAAACTGGAGGATTTAGATATTTAA
- a CDS encoding glycosyltransferase family 2 protein — MQPDTRTGKDSQFTQSVCPAFSLVLPVYNEEKSIAATLNNLRRTLNLANCEYEIIVVNDGSTDETSDILSSHGDIRIIDHIRNRGYGAALKSGIRQAKYPLIVITDADGTYPNERIPELVALTNQADMIVGARIGNNVTYSQLRKIPKWFLVRFAEWIAMTSIPDLNSGLRVFRKSIVEEFLNILPDTFSFTTTITLAMLTNHYIVHYVPIDYHHRVGKSKIKPIQDTLRFVQLILRVGVYFAPLRVFLPVAGLFFACFLITLCQDIFIRRDLTERTLILFVAATQLGMFALLADMIDKRSGKR, encoded by the coding sequence ATGCAGCCAGACACGCGAACAGGTAAAGATTCTCAATTTACACAATCTGTATGTCCAGCTTTTTCGCTTGTTCTGCCTGTATATAACGAAGAAAAAAGCATTGCAGCAACATTAAATAATTTGCGCCGTACCCTTAACTTAGCTAATTGTGAGTACGAAATCATTGTGGTTAACGATGGCTCTACAGATGAAACTAGTGATATTTTAAGCTCCCACGGTGACATTCGTATAATTGACCATATCAGAAATCGGGGATATGGTGCAGCGCTAAAATCAGGAATTCGCCAAGCTAAGTATCCTCTGATTGTCATTACTGATGCTGATGGGACTTATCCTAACGAACGGATTCCAGAATTAGTGGCTCTTACCAACCAGGCTGATATGATTGTTGGAGCTAGAATAGGGAACAATGTCACCTACTCACAACTCCGTAAAATCCCAAAGTGGTTTTTAGTCCGTTTTGCTGAATGGATTGCCATGACGAGCATTCCAGACTTGAATAGTGGGTTAAGGGTGTTCCGTAAAAGCATCGTTGAGGAATTTTTAAATATCCTACCTGATACCTTCAGCTTTACCACCACTATTACATTAGCGATGCTTACCAATCACTACATCGTTCATTATGTCCCTATTGACTACCATCATCGGGTAGGTAAGAGCAAGATTAAACCCATTCAGGATACTTTACGTTTTGTGCAACTCATTCTGCGCGTAGGAGTGTATTTTGCGCCTTTACGCGTTTTTTTACCTGTCGCTGGGTTATTTTTCGCTTGTTTTCTGATTACACTCTGTCAAGATATCTTTATTAGACGCGATTTAACTGAGCGTACTTTGATTCTCTTTGTTGCTGCTACTCAATTGGGTATGTTTGCTTTACTAGCTGATATGATTGACAAACGTAGTGGGAAAAGGTAA
- a CDS encoding caspase, EACC1-associated type codes for MSQTGENNERVKVALLIGVSESGLTPLPAAIKDVKAMQRVLNNSEIGGFTVRSLPNPERQAMEEAIETLFEDRQKNDLVLLYFSGHGIKDENGRLYFATRSTRKNEKGGLVQATVVSASFVQEIMRKSPSKRQVVILDCCFSGAFAEDMRVKDDGSVDVVNQLGGEGRAILTSSTSTQYSFEQKGSELSIYTRYLVEGIETGAADTNDNGVITVDELHEYAKKKVQEAAPRMRPEIYPVKEGFTIKLAKAPLGDPRLRYRKEVELFSRRGEISPTGRTALEQFQVKLKLSSEEAIVIENEVLQPYREYQKRLQEYEQALVKEVERKYPISSDTQVELQRLQQILGLRNEDVEPIQTHIIAEQEKKDVATPINENYLISIRRRFRQYIGVLSIGIVGIIIGGTVVSLMSHTPLINSCANKQYVSDNNISLGDKILVQEDRNPNKESGVKALAKGNCENAIQNFNSSLKDNRNDPEALIYLNNAKSRLGVAQLTIAVSVPIGRNPNVAKEILRGVAQAQDEVNRDNGINGKLLQVEIANDNNEPTLAQNIATQFVNDASILAVVGHNASEASISAAPVYQQRGLVMISPTSFALNSDEIGNYIFRTVPRSDVLAVTLSNYVTNKIAKNNIAICFDSKSIEAQSFKTIFKKTIEAAGRNVNPTHCDFSDSNFNPIAVISQAINTGADGLFLAPHINRIQKALELAKANQASKRRLDLFGNSTLYTNQTLKDGQANVNGIILVVTWYPTATSDNSFLTNSKQLWGGLVTWRTAMAYKATKAIITGLQQNTTREGLQQAMQSQTLSNGNAILVKVRSNPRTDTGYEFVQLK; via the coding sequence ATGTCACAAACAGGGGAGAATAACGAAAGAGTAAAAGTTGCATTGCTGATTGGAGTCAGTGAATCTGGTCTTACCCCGTTGCCTGCCGCAATAAAAGATGTAAAGGCAATGCAAAGAGTTTTAAATAATTCAGAAATTGGTGGTTTTACAGTAAGGTCTCTGCCAAATCCCGAGCGACAAGCAATGGAGGAAGCCATCGAAACCTTATTTGAAGATCGTCAGAAGAATGACCTAGTACTGCTTTACTTCTCTGGTCATGGAATAAAAGATGAAAACGGTAGGCTTTATTTTGCAACTCGAAGCACTCGTAAAAATGAAAAGGGAGGGCTAGTTCAGGCAACAGTAGTTTCAGCTAGCTTTGTGCAGGAAATCATGAGAAAGAGTCCTTCTAAGCGACAGGTAGTGATTCTGGACTGTTGCTTTAGTGGTGCTTTTGCTGAGGACATGAGAGTCAAAGATGATGGTTCTGTCGATGTCGTAAATCAACTGGGTGGAGAGGGGAGGGCTATCCTCACCTCTTCGACTTCAACACAGTATTCTTTTGAGCAAAAGGGATCGGAGTTATCTATCTACACTCGTTATCTTGTCGAGGGTATTGAGACTGGAGCAGCAGATACAAATGACAACGGTGTAATTACGGTTGACGAATTGCATGAGTATGCAAAAAAGAAAGTTCAAGAAGCTGCACCAAGGATGAGACCCGAAATTTATCCAGTCAAAGAAGGTTTTACTATCAAACTGGCTAAAGCACCACTTGGCGATCCAAGGCTTAGATATCGTAAAGAAGTTGAACTTTTCTCTCGTCGCGGTGAAATTTCTCCCACAGGTCGTACAGCATTAGAGCAGTTTCAAGTTAAGTTAAAACTATCCTCTGAAGAAGCTATTGTAATTGAAAATGAGGTTTTACAACCTTACCGAGAGTACCAAAAAAGATTACAAGAATATGAGCAAGCATTAGTAAAAGAAGTAGAACGAAAATACCCTATTAGTAGTGATACTCAAGTCGAATTGCAACGTCTACAGCAAATTTTAGGACTTAGAAATGAAGATGTAGAACCTATTCAAACTCATATAATTGCGGAACAAGAAAAAAAAGACGTAGCCACTCCTATAAATGAAAATTATCTCATTTCTATACGTAGACGTTTTAGACAGTATATAGGAGTGTTGAGCATCGGAATCGTGGGAATAATTATTGGTGGCACTGTAGTGTCCTTAATGTCTCATACACCTCTCATAAATTCCTGTGCTAATAAGCAGTATGTAAGCGACAATAATATTAGCTTGGGTGATAAAATTTTAGTGCAAGAAGATAGAAATCCTAACAAAGAATCTGGGGTTAAAGCACTTGCTAAGGGGAATTGTGAGAACGCTATTCAAAACTTCAATTCATCTCTGAAAGACAATCGGAATGACCCCGAAGCATTAATCTACTTGAACAACGCTAAGTCTCGTCTGGGAGTCGCTCAACTTACAATTGCAGTCAGTGTACCCATTGGTCGTAACCCGAATGTAGCAAAAGAGATACTGCGCGGTGTGGCTCAAGCTCAAGATGAAGTGAATCGCGATAACGGGATTAATGGCAAGCTATTACAGGTAGAGATCGCTAATGATAATAATGAACCTACCTTAGCCCAAAATATTGCTACCCAGTTTGTCAATGATGCCAGCATTTTAGCTGTAGTGGGACATAACGCTAGTGAGGCTTCCATTTCCGCTGCGCCAGTGTATCAACAAAGAGGGTTAGTTATGATCTCTCCCACCAGTTTTGCACTAAACTCTGATGAGATTGGCAACTATATATTCCGCACTGTTCCCAGGAGTGATGTTCTTGCTGTTACCCTTTCTAATTACGTTACTAATAAAATTGCCAAAAACAATATTGCCATTTGTTTCGATTCCAAATCTATCGAAGCTCAGTCTTTCAAAACTATTTTTAAGAAAACAATAGAGGCTGCTGGTCGCAATGTTAATCCTACACATTGTGATTTTTCTGACTCAAACTTCAATCCAATTGCAGTCATTTCTCAAGCTATAAACACTGGAGCAGATGGCTTGTTCTTAGCTCCTCATATAAACAGAATTCAAAAAGCTCTAGAATTAGCAAAAGCTAATCAAGCCAGTAAAAGACGGTTAGATCTATTTGGAAATTCCACGCTTTACACAAATCAAACCCTAAAGGATGGGCAAGCCAATGTCAACGGCATAATACTTGTTGTAACTTGGTATCCTACGGCAACTTCAGATAATTCATTTCTCACAAATTCTAAGCAACTTTGGGGTGGACTTGTGACATGGCGAACGGCGATGGCTTATAAGGCGACTAAGGCGATTATTACAGGTTTACAGCAAAATACTACTCGTGAAGGACTCCAACAAGCGATGCAAAGTCAAACTTTAAGCAATGGTAATGCCATCTTAGTCAAAGTTAGATCAAATCCTCGCACTGACACAGGTTATGAGTTTGTGCAACTAAAGTAA
- a CDS encoding TPM domain-containing protein translates to MLFCISVPAEAINIREVPNPHLNNQGWVTDMANLLSPETEAQLNQVLSNLEKKTGNEIAVVTVTDTAPSSSPKQFARDLFYRWGLGKRGKTYGVLFLISQDDRRVEIKTGEGTPSVLPNRRVKEIIELQIIPQFKLGEFSSGIVAGTQALVSSLEGNQSRYMEDMAKYHPEVIFLGLIGIAVIGSAVAIAKALSHPLLEPNGRSRVNKIENDEAAKCAQCRQPMEKLNSLSLISYLSKPEQAAQTLGSVSFEGWRCPKCYPNPSNSGIHIRAYAPESRKFTMCPTCKELTVERTSQILQQATAANPGQKIVIEKCYCCDYYKADVKTIPVISSDYSSGSYDGGGSSGGDCGGGGDGGSW, encoded by the coding sequence GTGCTTTTCTGTATTTCTGTACCCGCAGAAGCTATCAATATCCGAGAAGTTCCTAACCCTCATTTAAACAATCAAGGTTGGGTGACAGATATGGCAAATTTACTTAGCCCGGAAACAGAAGCTCAATTGAATCAAGTTCTTTCTAATTTGGAGAAGAAAACTGGAAATGAAATAGCTGTGGTGACAGTAACAGATACAGCACCTAGTTCCAGCCCAAAGCAGTTTGCAAGAGACCTTTTCTATCGCTGGGGACTTGGCAAAAGAGGAAAAACCTATGGTGTATTATTTTTAATTTCTCAAGATGACCGTAGAGTAGAGATTAAAACTGGGGAAGGAACTCCATCAGTTTTACCGAATAGACGTGTGAAGGAAATTATTGAGTTACAAATCATTCCTCAATTTAAATTAGGAGAATTTTCTTCAGGGATAGTCGCTGGAACACAAGCACTTGTTTCTTCTTTAGAAGGCAATCAATCCCGTTATATGGAGGATATGGCTAAATATCATCCAGAAGTAATTTTCTTGGGATTGATAGGAATTGCTGTCATAGGAAGTGCAGTAGCGATCGCAAAAGCTCTAAGTCACCCTTTACTTGAACCAAATGGTCGTTCTCGGGTGAACAAAATTGAAAACGATGAAGCGGCAAAATGCGCTCAATGCAGACAGCCAATGGAGAAACTGAACTCATTATCGCTTATTTCTTACCTGAGCAAACCAGAGCAAGCTGCTCAAACATTAGGTAGCGTTAGTTTCGAGGGGTGGAGGTGTCCAAAATGTTATCCTAACCCTAGCAATTCAGGAATCCATATACGTGCTTATGCACCTGAGAGCCGTAAATTTACTATGTGTCCTACCTGTAAGGAATTAACTGTGGAACGTACATCACAGATTTTGCAACAAGCCACTGCAGCCAACCCTGGTCAAAAAATAGTGATTGAAAAATGCTATTGTTGCGACTATTACAAGGCAGATGTCAAAACCATACCTGTAATTAGTTCTGACTATTCAAGTGGTTCTTATGATGGAGGTGGTAGTTCCGGTGGTGACTGTGGAGGCGGTGGTGATGGAGGGAGTTGGTAG
- a CDS encoding Uma2 family endonuclease → MQSTTTNPVRWTTYDLQIFEGDRVNRYEIIDGELFVTRAPDWKHQAVCINIGTVLKLWSDESGLGQPAVTPGIVFSESNNVIPDVVWASKERLERLLDEAGHLTAAPELVVEVLSPGKANEKRDREAKLKLYSVQGVHEYWIVNLKEQTVEIYRRQNAVLKLIATLYRQDELTSPILPGFSCLVSKFF, encoded by the coding sequence ATGCAGTCAACCACCACTAATCCAGTTCGTTGGACTACTTATGACTTGCAAATTTTTGAAGGCGATCGCGTCAATCGCTACGAGATTATTGACGGAGAATTGTTTGTGACTAGAGCACCAGATTGGAAGCACCAAGCAGTTTGTATCAACATTGGAACCGTACTGAAGCTATGGTCAGACGAGAGTGGATTGGGACAACCTGCAGTTACCCCTGGCATTGTTTTTTCAGAATCAAATAATGTCATTCCTGATGTCGTTTGGGCAAGTAAGGAACGTTTGGAACGATTGCTAGATGAAGCAGGACATCTAACTGCAGCTCCAGAGTTGGTTGTTGAGGTGTTATCTCCTGGTAAAGCGAATGAAAAACGCGACAGGGAAGCTAAGCTAAAGTTGTACTCAGTACAAGGCGTTCATGAATATTGGATTGTGAATCTTAAAGAACAAACGGTTGAGATTTACCGCCGTCAGAATGCGGTACTAAAGCTTATAGCTACCCTATACCGACAAGATGAGCTAACCAGCCCAATATTACCTGGGTTTAGCTGCTTAGTCAGCAAGTTTTTTTAG
- a CDS encoding HAMP domain-containing histidine kinase, protein MPRLTQKLHEVFLAIARQIIVDKHGGAIAVNSNLCEGTEFAIELSVKANH, encoded by the coding sequence ATGCCTCGTCTAACACAAAAGTTACATGAAGTTTTTCTAGCTATTGCTCGTCAAATCATTGTTGACAAACATGGTGGGGCGATCGCAGTCAACTCCAACTTATGCGAGGGAACTGAGTTTGCGATCGAGCTTTCAGTCAAAGCCAATCATTGA